The proteins below come from a single Conger conger chromosome 10, fConCon1.1, whole genome shotgun sequence genomic window:
- the LOC133138083 gene encoding guanylin-like — protein sequence MKTTLSITLLALAASLLCDAVQVKEGEFTFSLESVKKLKDLMDKDLEGKQSPRLAKASTATVCSDPALLPEFLPVCRSDRAGLSLSRLAFIGLNYDECEICMFAACTGC from the exons ATGAAGACTACGCTGAGCATCACCCTCCTCGCCCTTGCTGCCAGTCTGCTCTGCGATGCCGTACAGGTCAAA gaAGGAGAGTTTACCTTCTCACTGGAGTCGGTGAAAAAGCTCAAAGACCTGATGGACAAGGACCTGGAAGGAAAGCAGAGCCCGCGTCTGGCCAAGGCCAGTACTGCAACCGTGTGCAGTGACCCGGCACTCCTGCCGGAGTTTCTGCCCGTGTGTCGGAGCGACAGGGCCGGGCTGTCTCTCTCCAGActgg CATTTATTGGCCTTAACTACGATGAATGCGAGATCTGCATGTTCGCCGCCTGCACGGGCTGCTAA